One Mycolicibacterium sarraceniae genomic window carries:
- the coaBC gene encoding bifunctional phosphopantothenoylcysteine decarboxylase/phosphopantothenate--cysteine ligase CoaBC, whose amino-acid sequence MNRKRIIVGVAGGIAAYKACSVVRQLSEAGHDVRVVPTESALRFVGAATFEALSGHPVRTGVFEDVDEVPHVRLGQEADLVVVAPATADLLARAVAGRADDLLTATLLTARCPVLFAPAMHTEMWLHPATVENVATLRSRGAVVLEPASGRLTGADTGPGRLPEPEEITTFAELLLARSDAMPYDLAGVKLLVSAGGTREALDPVRFIGNRSSGKQGYAVARVAAQRGADVTLIAGNTAGLAEPAGVEVLNITSAAQLHEAVTKHAPDAHVLVMAAAVADFRPAHVETTKIKKKPDVVDAPAIELVRNDDVLAGAVRQRADGQLPNMRAIVGFAAETGDANGDVLFHARAKLARKGCDLLVVNAVGEGRAFEVDSNDGWLLGADGTEAALEHGSKTLMASRIVDAIATLLRREA is encoded by the coding sequence ATGAACCGCAAGCGGATCATCGTCGGCGTCGCCGGAGGTATCGCCGCATACAAGGCGTGCTCGGTCGTCCGCCAGCTCAGTGAAGCCGGCCATGACGTTCGTGTCGTCCCCACCGAGTCGGCATTGCGGTTCGTCGGTGCCGCGACGTTCGAGGCGCTGTCCGGGCATCCGGTGCGCACCGGCGTCTTCGAAGACGTCGATGAAGTGCCGCATGTCCGGCTCGGGCAGGAAGCCGACCTCGTCGTCGTCGCGCCGGCCACTGCTGACCTGCTGGCCCGCGCCGTCGCCGGCCGCGCCGACGATCTGCTGACCGCGACGCTGTTGACGGCCCGCTGCCCGGTGCTGTTCGCGCCGGCAATGCACACCGAGATGTGGTTGCACCCCGCCACCGTCGAGAACGTGGCGACGTTGCGTAGCCGCGGCGCGGTCGTGCTCGAACCCGCGTCCGGGCGACTCACCGGCGCTGACACCGGCCCCGGGCGGCTGCCCGAGCCTGAAGAGATCACCACCTTCGCCGAGCTGCTGCTGGCCCGCTCCGACGCGATGCCGTACGACCTGGCCGGCGTCAAGCTGCTGGTGAGTGCCGGCGGGACCCGTGAGGCCCTCGATCCAGTTCGCTTCATCGGCAACCGCAGCTCAGGTAAGCAGGGCTACGCGGTGGCCAGGGTGGCCGCCCAGCGTGGCGCCGACGTCACGCTCATCGCCGGAAACACGGCCGGACTGGCCGAGCCCGCCGGTGTCGAGGTGCTGAACATCACCTCCGCCGCACAGCTGCACGAGGCAGTGACCAAACACGCGCCAGACGCCCACGTGCTCGTCATGGCCGCGGCCGTCGCCGACTTCCGGCCCGCTCATGTGGAGACCACCAAGATCAAGAAGAAGCCCGATGTGGTGGATGCGCCCGCCATCGAGTTGGTGCGCAACGACGACGTGCTGGCTGGTGCCGTGCGTCAACGGGCCGACGGGCAGCTGCCCAATATGCGCGCCATCGTCGGCTTCGCCGCCGAGACCGGTGACGCGAACGGTGACGTGCTGTTCCACGCTCGGGCGAAGCTCGCGCGCAAGGGGTGTGACCTGCTCGTCGTCAACGCGGTCGGGGAGGGTCGCGCTTTCGAGGTGGATAGCAACGACGGGTGGCTATTGGGTGCCGACGGCACCGAAGCCGCACTGGAGCACGGGTCGAAGACACTGATGGCAAGTCGTATCGTGGACGCGATCGCCACGCTCCTGCGGCGCGAGGCTTAG
- the rpoZ gene encoding DNA-directed RNA polymerase subunit omega, translating to MTQASSDHYDPAPGAATAYDTPLGITNPPIDELLDRVSSKYALVIYAAKRARQINDYYNQLGDGILEYVGPLVEPGLQEKPLSISLREIHGDLLEHTEGE from the coding sequence GTGACGCAAGCCAGCTCGGATCACTACGATCCGGCCCCGGGTGCCGCAACCGCCTATGACACACCGCTGGGCATCACCAACCCGCCCATCGACGAGTTGCTGGACCGGGTGTCGAGCAAGTACGCGCTGGTCATCTACGCCGCCAAGCGTGCGCGCCAGATCAACGACTACTACAACCAGCTCGGCGACGGCATCCTCGAATACGTCGGCCCGCTGGTCGAGCCCGGCCTACAGGAGAAGCCACTGTCGATCTCGCTGCGCGAGATCCACGGCGATCTGCTCGAACACACTGAAGGCGAGTAG